One Candidatus Planktophila limnetica DNA segment encodes these proteins:
- a CDS encoding fasciclin domain-containing protein has product MKLVRPDAFAAIAVALALTLSACGSDSEESMETATEETSVGTIVDVAIGAGNFGTLVAAVTAADLVETLSGAGPFTVFAPTDEAFAALPAGVLDALLLPENKATLAKILTYHVVSGQVMAADVTDGDVATVEGQTIKLSTMDGVSVNGAKVVAADVAASNGVIHAIDAVILPPDVDVAKLLKK; this is encoded by the coding sequence ATGAAGCTTGTGCGCCCTGATGCATTTGCTGCAATTGCCGTCGCATTGGCGTTGACACTGTCAGCATGCGGAAGCGATTCAGAAGAGTCAATGGAAACAGCGACAGAAGAAACAAGTGTTGGAACAATCGTTGATGTAGCAATTGGAGCAGGAAACTTCGGAACTCTCGTGGCCGCAGTAACAGCTGCAGATTTGGTTGAAACACTCAGCGGAGCAGGACCATTTACAGTCTTCGCACCAACAGATGAAGCATTTGCGGCGCTGCCTGCAGGTGTTCTAGATGCACTTTTATTGCCAGAGAACAAAGCAACTCTTGCAAAGATTCTTACCTACCACGTTGTTTCTGGACAGGTAATGGCCGCTGATGTAACAGATGGTGATGTTGCAACAGTAGAAGGACAAACAATCAAGCTATCAACAATGGATGGCGTCAGCGTTAATGGTGCCAAAGTTGTTGCAGCAGATGTTGCAGCTTCAAATGGTGTAATTCACGCTATCGATGCAGTAATTCTTCCACCTGATGTCGATGTAGCAAAGTTACTTAAGAAGTAA
- a CDS encoding sulfotransferase family protein codes for MKPVFVGGTGRSGTTVVGDLLGLHQDIRTSVPIEIKFLANKSGLLQLVFGRDTPDIEKKIALLDLRSRLRRYKRKREKFKKIQVEFLDRIWNTWWDIDAPPPHGRGLQSGITKKQLEKLLATLIFELRINRVWAARRFMRNFISSQAAHRGQKYWVETTPLNIAQAERILKIFPNALFINMVRDPRDVIASLLTKNWGPTTPLEGIEWIQKRLIDAHHALRTIPAKQQITIALEDLAINNREQSYQALLTFLGLQDDPAMRAFFETELTPQAATSGRWKSEIASPEFLSAYAELEKRLAALD; via the coding sequence ATGAAGCCTGTTTTTGTGGGGGGTACGGGGCGCAGCGGCACAACTGTTGTGGGCGATCTGTTGGGTCTTCATCAAGACATCAGAACGAGTGTTCCGATTGAGATTAAATTTCTGGCTAATAAATCTGGCTTGCTGCAATTAGTTTTTGGACGAGACACACCTGATATTGAAAAGAAAATTGCTCTCCTAGACCTTCGTTCTCGGCTTCGCAGATACAAGAGAAAACGCGAGAAGTTTAAGAAGATTCAAGTTGAGTTCTTAGATCGCATCTGGAATACCTGGTGGGATATAGACGCCCCGCCGCCACATGGACGCGGATTACAGTCAGGAATTACCAAGAAGCAATTAGAAAAACTTCTTGCCACTTTGATCTTTGAGCTTCGAATTAATCGAGTGTGGGCTGCGCGCAGGTTCATGCGCAACTTTATTTCATCCCAAGCGGCACATCGTGGCCAAAAGTATTGGGTGGAAACCACACCTTTAAATATTGCCCAAGCAGAGCGAATCCTTAAAATCTTTCCTAACGCGCTTTTCATCAACATGGTTCGAGATCCACGAGATGTGATTGCGTCGCTACTGACAAAAAATTGGGGACCAACTACGCCGCTAGAAGGAATTGAGTGGATTCAAAAGCGTCTAATCGATGCACACCACGCACTGCGCACAATCCCAGCCAAGCAACAGATCACGATTGCGTTAGAAGATCTAGCCATCAACAATCGAGAGCAGAGCTATCAAGCACTACTTACATTTCTTGGCCTACAAGATGATCCGGCCATGCGCGCTTTCTTTGAAACAGAGCTCACTCCACAGGCTGCAACGAGTGGACGCTGGAAATCTGAGATTGCTAGCCCTGAATTTCTTAGCGCCTATGCAGAGTTAGAAAAAAGGTTAGCAGCACTTGATTAA
- a CDS encoding ABC transporter substrate-binding protein, whose product MKGKKLSAFSLLAVSVLLLSGCSSSDSAGVKIEVPDIPMHESMGEFEGEVNIVNWAGFVDPKWTDKFEADTGCIVKSRTAGTSDEMVTLMRTGQYDIVSASGDAALRLIVGGDVQPLNVELIPNFSDEIAAGMRNNIYDTVNGKPYGVPIGRGANLLQYNDDVTKGAPASWDVVWETNSPYKGKITAYDAPIYIADAAVYLKYHKPELGIQNPYALDQAQLDAAIALLKQQNTIIGEYWSDAVAQITSFAGGNTVVGTSWEILRKFAAKPNLKTTLPIEGSTGWYDSWLVSSKTKNVNCAYAWMDYTSTASVNGAIAMNFGMAPANTAFCATSAETQAHCDEFAAEDEAFWTKISPWTTPIETCVDGRKDVKCTSFQEWTNAWATIKG is encoded by the coding sequence ATGAAAGGTAAGAAGCTCTCGGCATTTAGCCTGCTGGCAGTATCGGTTCTTCTTCTTTCTGGTTGCTCATCAAGTGATTCAGCCGGCGTGAAGATTGAAGTACCAGATATCCCAATGCACGAATCAATGGGTGAATTTGAAGGTGAAGTAAACATTGTTAACTGGGCAGGATTTGTCGATCCTAAGTGGACCGATAAGTTCGAAGCAGATACCGGTTGCATTGTTAAGTCACGTACAGCTGGAACAAGTGATGAAATGGTTACTTTGATGCGCACAGGTCAATATGACATCGTGTCAGCATCCGGTGACGCTGCGCTACGTTTGATCGTAGGCGGAGATGTTCAGCCACTTAATGTTGAATTAATTCCAAATTTCAGCGATGAAATTGCAGCAGGTATGCGCAATAACATCTATGACACAGTAAATGGCAAGCCATACGGTGTCCCAATCGGTCGCGGTGCAAACCTGCTTCAGTACAACGATGATGTAACAAAGGGAGCACCTGCTAGCTGGGATGTTGTCTGGGAGACAAATAGCCCATACAAGGGCAAGATCACAGCCTATGACGCTCCTATCTACATCGCAGATGCTGCTGTGTACTTGAAGTATCACAAGCCAGAGCTAGGAATTCAGAATCCATATGCTCTAGATCAAGCACAACTTGATGCAGCAATTGCATTGCTCAAGCAACAGAACACAATTATCGGCGAGTACTGGTCAGATGCAGTAGCGCAGATTACTTCCTTCGCTGGCGGCAACACAGTTGTCGGCACATCATGGGAAATCCTTCGCAAGTTTGCGGCAAAGCCAAACCTAAAGACCACACTTCCAATTGAAGGTTCAACTGGTTGGTATGACTCATGGTTGGTTAGCTCAAAGACAAAGAACGTTAACTGTGCATACGCTTGGATGGATTACACAAGCACAGCATCAGTTAATGGCGCAATTGCTATGAACTTCGGTATGGCACCAGCAAATACTGCATTCTGTGCAACAAGTGCTGAAACACAAGCTCACTGCGATGAGTTTGCTGCTGAAGACGAAGCGTTCTGGACGAAGATCTCGCCTTGGACAACTCCAATTGAAACCTGTGTTGATGGTCGCAAGGACGTTAAGTGCACCAGCTTCCAGGAATGGACTAATGCCTGGGCAACCATAAAAGGTTAG
- a CDS encoding ABC transporter permease, giving the protein MSAITTKGGTRPVSAYFYKRAKLRLTGLIALPMVWIVGVYIFSLFLLLITAFWFVDPFTSKVIPGFTLENFISIVTVPAYISTSIRTLLIALAVTGVSVVFAVPLGIYMAKIARPWVRNALAVAITLPLWAGYLVKIIAMRLVFTEEGFFNWALAPIGISGPTFSIPIVILTLTYLWFPYMALPVFTAIRQIPPNLFDASSDMGAKGMSTIYRIVLPLIVPAIIAGSVFTFSLSLGDYLVAKFTGGSTQMIGSIIASNINLNPPVAAAFSMVPIAFVVIYLMVARRTGSLERM; this is encoded by the coding sequence ATGAGCGCAATTACAACAAAGGGCGGCACTAGGCCGGTCTCTGCGTATTTTTATAAGCGCGCCAAGTTAAGACTGACCGGCCTGATCGCCCTGCCAATGGTGTGGATCGTGGGCGTCTATATCTTCTCGCTATTTCTATTATTAATAACTGCTTTTTGGTTTGTTGATCCCTTTACCTCAAAGGTGATTCCTGGCTTTACGCTGGAGAACTTCATATCAATTGTCACAGTCCCGGCATACATCTCAACCTCGATTAGAACTCTATTAATCGCACTGGCTGTCACCGGCGTATCAGTTGTGTTCGCTGTTCCACTGGGTATCTACATGGCAAAGATTGCTCGTCCGTGGGTGCGTAATGCACTGGCTGTTGCAATTACATTGCCGCTCTGGGCAGGCTATTTAGTCAAGATCATTGCAATGCGCTTGGTCTTCACCGAAGAAGGTTTTTTTAACTGGGCACTTGCTCCCATTGGAATATCAGGTCCCACATTTTCTATTCCCATTGTTATTTTAACGCTTACCTATCTTTGGTTTCCTTATATGGCTCTTCCTGTCTTCACAGCGATCCGCCAAATCCCGCCTAATCTCTTTGATGCCTCAAGTGATATGGGCGCTAAGGGAATGAGCACTATCTATCGCATCGTTTTGCCACTCATTGTGCCTGCAATAATTGCAGGCTCAGTCTTTACATTTTCTTTAAGCCTGGGAGATTACCTCGTAGCTAAATTCACCGGTGGCTCCACACAGATGATTGGCTCGATCATTGCCTCCAACATCAATCTCAATCCACCAGTTGCAGCAGCATTTTCAATGGTGCCCATCGCATTTGTCGTTATCTATCTCATGGTCGCTCGTCGCACAGGTTCGCTGGAGCGGATGTAG
- a CDS encoding sulfite exporter TauE/SafE family protein, with protein MNWIFFAIAGSIAQLIDGTLGMGFGLTSSTLLLTLGASAAVASAAVHAAEIGTTLVSGFSHWRENNVDMKILKQLAIPGGIGAILGATFLSSIDLSSAKVFISTLLLLLGFLLLYRNIFNFSQQPTTLQITNPRYFTYLGFTGGFVDASGGGGWGPIVTPTMMTTTAIEPRKIIGTVSAAEFIVAVAASVGFLININRLDINWAAVGGLALGGSIMAPIAARIVVKLPRKQIGILVGIAVIVINGFRIITN; from the coding sequence ATGAATTGGATCTTCTTTGCAATCGCAGGCTCCATCGCACAACTCATTGATGGCACACTCGGAATGGGATTTGGATTAACAAGTTCCACACTGCTCTTAACTCTTGGTGCATCTGCAGCCGTTGCATCTGCGGCCGTTCATGCAGCAGAAATAGGAACAACGTTAGTCTCAGGATTTTCTCACTGGCGTGAAAATAATGTGGATATGAAAATCCTGAAGCAACTAGCAATTCCAGGTGGAATAGGTGCCATCTTGGGTGCAACATTTCTATCATCTATTGATCTATCCAGTGCAAAGGTATTTATCTCCACGCTCTTATTGCTCTTAGGCTTTCTGCTGCTCTATCGCAATATTTTCAACTTTTCTCAGCAACCAACAACGCTACAAATTACAAACCCGCGTTATTTCACATACCTAGGTTTCACCGGCGGCTTTGTCGATGCATCAGGTGGCGGGGGATGGGGACCAATTGTTACGCCAACGATGATGACAACAACGGCAATAGAGCCACGAAAGATCATCGGAACAGTCAGCGCAGCCGAATTTATAGTTGCCGTCGCTGCAAGTGTTGGATTTCTAATCAATATCAACCGACTAGATATTAATTGGGCAGCAGTGGGCGGCCTGGCACTAGGTGGTTCCATCATGGCGCCCATTGCTGCGCGTATCGTTGTTAAGTTGCCACGAAAGCAGATCGGAATTCTTGTGGGAATAGCTGTAATTGTTATTAATGGATTTAGGATTATTACAAACTAA
- a CDS encoding sulfotransferase family protein: MSHNFSPVFIGGSGRSGTTVTLNMLQRHPQFHASLPREIKFLTSRHGLLNLIYQRPLSLEEDLHGLRNNLVTRVMPLLGRNQLHYFSQKLDGPWWSEDGKSGNPRGLIQSLSKDIVEQAHQRFMQSVKSDPAGASREFFYTLAQAQIKKPETKYFGDSTPVNMMHAYHIKELLPDARFINVIRDGRDVALSISKEHWGPNDPHAGLSWWANRVLKSAQALAKIDSTFVHELRIEDLVVRNRDKSYENILNFLQLEDAPKLRQYFQEQMSTERLHIGRWRSEVKEPERFDATYRSLCEKLKSKGVEIKDLT; encoded by the coding sequence GTGAGCCATAATTTTTCACCAGTCTTTATTGGCGGCTCTGGACGCAGTGGCACGACCGTTACATTAAATATGTTGCAGCGACATCCACAATTTCATGCCAGCCTGCCCCGAGAAATCAAGTTTCTTACCAGTCGACACGGATTGCTCAATCTCATCTATCAACGCCCACTCTCATTGGAAGAAGATCTCCATGGTCTTCGAAACAATCTAGTCACCAGAGTGATGCCGCTACTTGGTAGAAATCAACTGCATTATTTCAGCCAAAAGCTAGATGGACCGTGGTGGAGCGAGGATGGCAAGTCAGGCAATCCGCGCGGTTTGATTCAATCTCTCTCCAAAGACATTGTTGAACAAGCACATCAAAGATTTATGCAATCAGTTAAATCCGACCCGGCCGGTGCTTCACGAGAGTTCTTTTATACGCTTGCCCAGGCCCAGATCAAAAAACCAGAAACTAAATACTTTGGCGATTCAACGCCTGTAAACATGATGCACGCTTATCACATCAAAGAGTTACTTCCGGATGCACGCTTTATCAACGTTATTCGAGATGGTCGAGATGTTGCGCTTTCCATTTCCAAAGAGCATTGGGGGCCAAATGATCCACACGCAGGTCTGTCGTGGTGGGCCAATCGTGTTTTAAAATCTGCCCAAGCGTTGGCAAAGATAGATAGCACTTTTGTGCATGAATTGAGAATTGAAGATCTAGTTGTGCGCAATAGAGATAAGTCCTATGAAAATATCCTGAACTTTTTGCAATTAGAGGATGCTCCTAAATTGCGTCAATACTTTCAAGAGCAGATGAGCACGGAACGACTACACATTGGTCGCTGGCGCAGTGAAGTAAAAGAGCCTGAGCGCTTTGATGCTACATACAGATCTTTGTGCGAAAAGCTTAAGAGCAAAGGTGTTGAAATAAAGGATTTAACTTAG
- a CDS encoding DUF2256 domain-containing protein, with product MIAKTKNGFAPKICQRCNLAFEWRKKWARDWENVKYCSEKCKAGK from the coding sequence ATGATTGCTAAAACTAAAAACGGGTTTGCCCCCAAGATCTGCCAGCGTTGCAACTTGGCCTTTGAATGGCGCAAGAAGTGGGCTCGCGACTGGGAAAACGTGAAGTATTGCTCGGAAAAGTGCAAAGCGGGTAAGTAG
- a CDS encoding cryptochrome/photolyase family protein has translation MANKELKRIIYIPFDHLHRNFGALKEADPAHDVIAFVESARMTSGRKWHTERLFFLISSARHFARSLEEEGFRVDYIKAPTTIDGLKVISDKHKGLPILCAEPSSFRQYEALKKYKVSFVDNDFFLTPRPLFKEWADGQKNYLMENFYRKQRVRLNVLMQGNEPAGGSWNFDKENRLPPPKKYEGPAYLEHVRDEIDQQVAKEIGHTPTTTWATTRKGALKQLANFIDNHFGEFGPLEDAMTTDNWALHHSLLSPYLNNGLLHASEVIEAAVAAFNSGRIPIESAEGFIRQIIGWREYVNGMYWYLGPDYRNNNEFHANRTLLPLFSDPNKTQMNCIKQTVTDINERAWVHHIPRLMLLSNLALVTGTNPQEFLDWMREVFIDASDWVMVPNVIGMGLHADGGAMMTKPYAAGGAYISRMSNYCKGCVYNPKLRVGDDACPFTTLYWDFLDRYKEEFAKNHRMSQQVFGLKRLSDLPELKVRAQQVLTGLEQGKI, from the coding sequence ATGGCGAATAAAGAGTTGAAACGAATTATCTATATCCCCTTTGATCATCTGCATCGTAACTTTGGAGCACTAAAAGAGGCCGACCCAGCACATGATGTGATTGCCTTCGTTGAAAGTGCTCGTATGACAAGCGGGCGCAAGTGGCACACAGAACGACTCTTCTTTCTTATCTCTAGTGCCAGACACTTCGCCCGATCTCTAGAAGAAGAGGGCTTTAGGGTTGACTACATTAAGGCGCCAACAACAATTGATGGACTAAAAGTTATTTCTGACAAACACAAAGGCCTTCCGATCCTCTGCGCAGAACCGAGTTCATTTAGGCAATATGAGGCGCTTAAGAAGTACAAAGTCTCATTTGTTGATAATGATTTCTTTCTGACTCCCCGTCCGCTCTTTAAAGAGTGGGCTGATGGTCAAAAGAATTATCTGATGGAAAATTTCTATAGAAAACAACGTGTTCGTCTCAACGTATTGATGCAGGGTAATGAGCCCGCAGGTGGCTCATGGAATTTTGATAAAGAGAACCGTCTGCCACCACCTAAAAAATATGAAGGCCCCGCATATCTAGAGCATGTGCGAGATGAGATTGATCAACAAGTGGCAAAAGAAATTGGGCACACCCCCACAACAACCTGGGCAACAACTCGTAAAGGTGCGCTCAAGCAATTAGCAAATTTTATTGATAACCACTTTGGCGAATTTGGTCCACTAGAAGATGCGATGACAACAGATAACTGGGCCCTTCATCACTCGCTGCTTTCTCCTTATCTCAACAATGGCCTGCTGCACGCCAGTGAAGTAATTGAGGCAGCAGTTGCTGCCTTTAATTCTGGTCGTATTCCTATTGAATCTGCTGAAGGATTTATTCGACAAATCATTGGCTGGCGCGAATACGTCAACGGAATGTATTGGTATCTAGGCCCTGATTACAGAAACAACAATGAGTTTCACGCTAACCGCACACTCTTGCCACTATTTTCTGATCCTAATAAAACCCAGATGAATTGCATAAAGCAAACGGTGACTGACATTAATGAGCGCGCGTGGGTGCACCACATCCCGCGCCTAATGCTTTTGTCTAATCTTGCATTAGTCACCGGCACTAATCCGCAAGAATTTCTTGATTGGATGCGCGAAGTTTTTATTGATGCCTCCGATTGGGTAATGGTTCCAAATGTTATTGGTATGGGACTACATGCAGATGGCGGAGCGATGATGACAAAGCCATATGCAGCAGGGGGTGCATATATTTCTAGAATGTCTAACTATTGCAAGGGATGTGTCTATAACCCCAAGCTGCGAGTTGGAGATGATGCATGTCCATTTACGACGCTCTATTGGGATTTTCTAGATCGTTACAAAGAAGAGTTTGCCAAAAACCATCGCATGAGCCAACAAGTATTTGGACTTAAGCGTCTAAGTGATCTGCCTGAATTAAAGGTGCGTGCGCAGCAAGTGCTTACGGGGCTGGAGCAAGGAAAGATTTAA
- a CDS encoding ABC transporter ATP-binding protein, with protein sequence MSAGFVSLRGVNKFFDDVHAVANLDLDVHAGEFFSMLGPSGSGKTTVLRLIAGFESASSGAISIESQDVTALAPFDRPVNTVFQDYALFPHMSIQENVEYGLRTRKVPKAERAKQALEAIDSVKLSHLSKRLPHQLSGGQRQRIALARALVLRPKVLLLDEPLGALDKQLREEMQVELKRIQREAGITFIFVTHDQEEAMRMSDRIAVFNAGSIEQIGTPQEVYERPQTKFVASFLGVSNIFSGQDAQEIFGSQVMVNIRPERIKLVPPDTKPQANERGVVGTIIEASYIGATTIYLIQTQSGQRVIATRLNEELPDQINRFVTGDRVGAVWKSDHSAVIPT encoded by the coding sequence TTGAGCGCAGGCTTTGTCTCACTTCGTGGCGTCAATAAGTTCTTTGATGATGTTCACGCAGTTGCTAATTTAGATTTAGATGTTCACGCCGGTGAATTCTTCTCAATGCTTGGTCCTTCTGGTTCAGGTAAGACAACTGTTCTCAGATTAATTGCAGGTTTTGAAAGTGCGAGCTCAGGTGCAATTTCAATTGAGTCTCAAGATGTGACAGCGCTGGCGCCATTTGATCGCCCAGTAAATACAGTTTTCCAAGATTACGCTCTTTTTCCACACATGAGCATTCAAGAAAATGTGGAGTACGGACTTCGCACAAGAAAAGTGCCAAAGGCAGAACGCGCAAAGCAAGCACTTGAAGCAATTGATTCAGTAAAGCTCTCTCACCTTTCAAAGCGTTTGCCACACCAACTATCAGGTGGTCAGCGCCAAAGAATTGCTCTGGCAAGAGCGCTCGTTCTTAGACCAAAGGTATTGCTTCTAGATGAACCACTTGGCGCACTAGATAAGCAGTTGCGCGAAGAGATGCAGGTTGAGTTAAAGCGCATCCAACGCGAAGCCGGAATTACTTTTATCTTTGTGACTCACGATCAAGAAGAAGCAATGCGCATGAGTGATCGCATTGCAGTCTTTAACGCAGGCTCAATCGAGCAGATCGGCACTCCACAAGAGGTCTATGAGAGACCACAGACCAAATTTGTTGCTAGCTTCTTAGGAGTTTCAAATATTTTTTCAGGTCAGGATGCGCAGGAGATTTTTGGTAGCCAGGTGATGGTAAATATCAGGCCTGAGCGAATTAAATTAGTACCCCCAGATACCAAGCCACAGGCTAATGAGCGCGGCGTAGTCGGAACAATTATTGAGGCCTCATATATCGGGGCAACCACAATCTATTTAATCCAAACACAATCTGGGCAGAGAGTAATTGCCACCAGATTAAATGAAGAATTGCCAGATCAAATCAACCGATTTGTTACTGGCGATCGGGTCGGTGCCGTTTGGAAAAGCGACCACTCGGCAGTCATACCCACCTAA
- a CDS encoding thiol-disulfide oxidoreductase DCC family protein, whose amino-acid sequence MSEIIVVYDGQCELCKNSINWVSKKLAITALDFHTTDLARLNLSKEQCSKEVFALHEQLRLSGAQAVAFLLKARGNKFLAATISGLGPLSHFGYKWIASHRNTWPVKLLSHLIRINS is encoded by the coding sequence ATGAGCGAGATAATTGTTGTTTATGATGGGCAATGCGAGTTATGTAAAAACTCAATTAATTGGGTAAGTAAAAAACTAGCAATAACTGCCCTTGATTTTCACACTACAGATTTAGCACGCTTGAATCTGAGTAAAGAGCAGTGCTCTAAAGAAGTATTTGCACTCCATGAGCAACTTCGCCTAAGCGGAGCACAAGCAGTTGCGTTTCTACTTAAAGCACGGGGAAACAAATTTTTGGCAGCCACAATCTCTGGTCTTGGTCCACTATCCCATTTTGGTTACAAATGGATTGCTAGTCACAGAAATACCTGGCCGGTAAAACTGCTCTCACACTTGATCCGGATTAACTCCTAA
- the cysC gene encoding adenylyl-sulfate kinase — translation MQTSVLRLLTCGSVDDGKSTLIGRLLVETDSVPHDTVGAARHVRRAGSTIAAGDIDFSLLTDGLEAEREQGITIDVAYRSMSLLDGRRLIISDAPGHEQYTRNMAVAASRADIAIVLIDATKGVRTQTLRHLMICNVMGVSRVIVAINKLDAVNYSHEVFSAIKDDLLSHMSRFDLPDIDFIPMSALVGDNVVAHSTNMPWYAGSSLLESIQSWQPKKSEEVTMRARVQSIVRAEDFRGVSTTIHRGKVSVGDQVRIHPSNQVATIATIVADMKKVEKADEGDAVTLVFQPEVDITRGDLIASVNEEISGSDRFSAHLVWLNEEALIHSRSYLLISGPTQIPVIVTKIRHSIDVNTGEEKPANTLVMNEIGVVEIATNAPLALLPYKESREFGNFILVDRVTSESVGAGMIRHALRRGENITYQAYEVDKSARESAKNQRAKIIWLTGLSGSGKSTIANALEKRLHALGMHSYVLDGDNLRMGLNVDLGFTAEDRAENVRRTSEVGKLMLDAGLIVITALVSPFEVDRQRARSVFNEGDFIEVFVDTPVDVCISRDPKGLYKKASEGKIPNFTGVGQDYEKPTNPEITINGEVDTQISTEQILKFIL, via the coding sequence ATGCAGACCTCAGTTCTTCGCTTACTAACCTGCGGAAGTGTCGATGATGGAAAGAGCACACTGATCGGCAGATTATTAGTTGAAACAGATAGCGTTCCTCATGACACAGTGGGTGCGGCGCGACATGTGCGCAGAGCTGGTTCAACAATTGCTGCTGGAGATATTGATTTCAGCTTGCTCACTGACGGTCTTGAAGCAGAGCGCGAACAAGGAATCACAATCGATGTTGCTTATCGTTCCATGTCATTACTAGATGGCAGACGGTTAATCATTTCTGATGCTCCAGGACATGAGCAATACACCAGAAACATGGCAGTTGCAGCCTCTAGAGCAGATATTGCAATCGTGCTCATCGATGCCACAAAAGGAGTTCGCACCCAAACTCTTCGCCATCTAATGATCTGTAATGTGATGGGTGTATCTCGAGTAATAGTTGCCATCAACAAACTAGATGCAGTTAATTACAGCCACGAAGTGTTTAGTGCGATTAAAGATGACCTGCTCTCTCATATGTCGCGATTTGATCTACCTGACATTGACTTCATACCAATGAGCGCACTTGTTGGCGATAACGTTGTTGCCCACAGCACCAATATGCCTTGGTATGCGGGATCGAGCCTGCTTGAATCTATTCAATCGTGGCAACCTAAAAAATCTGAAGAAGTCACAATGCGTGCACGCGTGCAATCAATTGTTCGAGCAGAAGATTTCCGCGGTGTCAGCACCACGATTCATCGCGGAAAAGTGAGTGTCGGAGACCAAGTTCGCATTCATCCAAGTAATCAGGTTGCCACTATTGCAACCATTGTTGCTGATATGAAAAAGGTGGAAAAGGCTGATGAGGGCGACGCCGTCACTCTTGTTTTCCAACCAGAAGTAGATATCACTCGCGGAGATTTAATTGCATCGGTAAATGAAGAGATTTCAGGCAGTGACCGCTTTAGCGCACACCTTGTCTGGCTTAACGAAGAAGCACTGATTCATAGCCGCTCATATTTATTGATCTCAGGTCCCACTCAAATTCCAGTGATCGTGACAAAAATCCGACACAGCATTGATGTAAACACAGGAGAAGAAAAACCTGCCAACACATTGGTCATGAATGAAATCGGTGTTGTTGAAATTGCAACTAACGCGCCTCTTGCTCTACTGCCCTATAAAGAGTCGCGAGAATTTGGAAACTTTATTTTAGTTGATCGTGTTACTTCTGAAAGTGTGGGCGCCGGAATGATTCGCCACGCTCTTCGCCGCGGTGAAAACATTACATATCAAGCATATGAAGTAGATAAGTCAGCTCGCGAAAGTGCAAAGAATCAAAGAGCCAAAATCATTTGGTTGACAGGTTTATCTGGTTCTGGAAAATCTACAATCGCAAATGCTCTAGAGAAAAGATTGCACGCACTTGGCATGCACTCCTATGTATTAGATGGCGATAACTTACGTATGGGTCTCAATGTGGACTTAGGTTTCACAGCAGAAGATCGGGCAGAAAATGTTCGCAGAACCTCTGAAGTAGGCAAACTCATGTTAGATGCTGGTCTCATTGTCATCACCGCACTCGTTAGTCCCTTTGAAGTTGATCGCCAAAGAGCACGTTCTGTATTTAACGAAGGCGACTTCATCGAAGTATTTGTTGATACACCTGTGGATGTCTGCATTTCTCGAGATCCCAAGGGACTCTATAAAAAAGCTTCCGAAGGAAAGATTCCCAATTTCACAGGTGTTGGACAAGATTATGAAAAACCAACAAATCCTGAAATCACTATAAATGGCGAAGTTGATACACAGATAAGTACGGAGCAGATACTAAAGTTCATTCTATGA